The following nucleotide sequence is from Nycticebus coucang isolate mNycCou1 chromosome 8, mNycCou1.pri, whole genome shotgun sequence.
gtggattAAATATtcaactcaaaaaagaaaataaattaaaaattagaaagaaagaaaagctccaGAGTCCtagccaggggtgtccaatctgcaTCTGGGACCCaggggctgcatgctgattttgtgaggacattttttgcttatctatggtgttagctaccatgaaaagtatgcacggtccttttttttttttttggctaatcaaGTTTCtttagtgtttgcatatttactgtgtggcccaagataactttctttcttctaatgtgcaacaaaaaagaaaaaggctggacacccctaTCAGACCTTTAAGTCAAATGCAGACTTGCTAGAAGCCAAATGCTGATTGACTCTTGGATTTGGACTGCAGTGGGATGATGAGATTCTGAGACAATCTCTGGATTCCATGGCTCCTGATTACAAAGGACAGAGCACCAATCTCCTCAGGAAGTCCAGGCATTTTAACCAGAGACAGCACAGAGGTGTAATTTTTCTACATGGATcttcaaaaatactttattactaGTAATCCATCATGCAGCATGAGGAGCAGCTTTTGTGCAACTTGATTCCTGCAAGTAATTAATACTAAGGTGAACTATGCCAAAACTGACCTGTCCACAGTTACTATAGTTACACAAAAATtagagataaatttaaaatatactatgCAACAGTAACTTGATACTAATCTCAGCAATTAAGTGTAAGATTTTATGTCTaccaatatttaatatttatggatAATTTATTTCCTATTATCTGCTATcttcaatttcaatttttatttgacaGACATAAAAAGCTGACTAGGGAAAACAAGTATAATAATTGAAAAGAAtgcatacataattatatatacaataatgacttcaatttgtaaaacaaaatataatattttaaacacaaaaatgTTTACAGTAATATCTCCTTGGAGGCAAAAATCCCTCCTACTCATCTTTATAGTCGCATATTACAGAAGAGTGCTTGGCACAAAGTCAGTGTTCAGTAAGTATTTGCTGAACAAATGAAAGGGAATAATGTGTATCTTCCCTAAAAAGGTATCTAGtcaagtaaatatataaaaatttaatatgtatCTGAAATATACAAAGGCCTAAAGATAGTCAATTTCTAACTAAAATTCTCTTATATAActtcattattataaaattaagccTTTAGTCAAAAATCCAACTCTAAAAATATGCTTTCACAAATCATGTATCTACATATAATACTAAGGCAAGTACAGTGTCTTAAGCTGCatagtcatcatcatcatctactGCAGCATAGATGGCCTGATTCCtcctcttgattttctttctttgttcaggTTCATGTTCATCACTCAGCCTCTTCAATGGCACCTTGGTTAAGTCCTCCCCATCCCCTGACTCCACAGCCTCATCACATTTTCCCTCTGTAACAATTGGGGAACCCAATGTATCATCAGAAGATACCATCATGGAACTTGGCAAGATCCTGACATCAGAAAAGCTTGTAGAAAAGTCAGAAGCTTGATCAGACGGTTCTACAGATGGCGTATTCATGTCACTATGCGTACTTATAATActatcttcatcttcctcctcttcatctaACATTATTTCATCTGGATTAATAGAAGACAGAGCAGATGTGTCTGTGATGTACTCACTCCTGTCTTCTCCAGAATCATTACTCTCCAAACCATCCTGCTCTTCATATTCACCACAAAAATGATGTTCTTCCTTGGCCTTCTGAAGCCTAACATTGAGGTCTGTGATGCCAAGTTGAGCACAAAATTCAGTAGTCTGAGGATTGAGCCTATGAACCAGCTGCATTTGTGTCTGTGGTTTGCTAGGGTCATAACAAGCAGCTGTTACACTGAAGTTACAAGGAACTTTGAGGTCATGATTCAATTTTTCCAAAACTTCCTTCATAGCTTCTTCTGTTGCACTATAATCCCACCTATCAAAATTCAAAACAAcagctttttacatttttcagcTTGAAACAATAAATGATAAAACTCTAACTTAGACCTCAGGTACAAGGATAAAAAATAAGCCATCTATCAAAATTCCATTTAGTAAAATTATAGTTAATTTAGCAAAGAaccatttagaaataaaaataattctcagaAAAAGCCATCTTTAATGTATACCCCCAAACaagtataaattattttactgtgtGAAGTAAATCTTCACCATATTACAATTTTAGGCGTACCTTTTCACTTATAAACTTATTTGAGTTAATGTTCGAGTCTATCTTCTTGTCTCTCTCTACAAGATAGAAAACTTGCAGTTTTCTAGACTTATACCAGTCAGTAAATCTTGAATTGTATTCTGACATTCACTCAACAATTCCCTTGCTTAAAGACAATAATgggaaagataaaaattatgCATGTGATGAAGAAGGCATGTCCTAAATGAGGTCAGATTTACCTTGCATGCAGGCCATTATTTTCAGGCATATTCCATAGGTGCCCAGTCACATTAATAAGATCGTCAGTAGCCCTGAGAATAGTGAGCCATTCAATATCATACTCCAAGTAATCAGAAGCACTGGtgtcatgttttatttctaaCACCTACAGGCAGAAAGCAactattttaagaaatacatCTATATTTTTAACAGTCTAAGATTTTTAAtataactcaataaaaataaaaaagagcttaAATAATCTAACTAAAACATGCCCGAAGAATtgtcaaaatacataaattacaaagaacacaaatacattctgaaaggaaaattaataatttctttaatcaCTGGAAGAGTAAAGCTATATTACAAAATTACTTAATTCATTTTACCTGAAGAAAGTCTCTATGTGGTAAGCATTTGTCCAAGGCTAAAAATTTGGTTGCTTTGGCTGTCTGTTCTTTATCCTTTGCCTAGACAACATGAACCATAATTTAAGAAAGAATGTCAAAATATTATAGGTAATTTATATACTGAATTATACAAAAATAATCTTTGTTACACAAACCCCTAAGTTGTGTGTCAAAGGAATAAGTATTACCTTCCAAAACAAATCGGTTAGATCTATACCCACTTGTGCCATGTTAGGAAAGACACATAACCTCTCCAGGCTTCAACCTCCTTACAAAATTCACAGCAAAAACTGATATTGATGATAATAAGGTTAAATCAAAGCATATAACACAAGGATTAAAGATAACAAAAAAGCTTAAATGTAAACTGGCAGAAATAAAACTATGCAATTTTACAAGAAAACATAGGAGGCTGGACGCAgtagctcttgcctgtaatcccagcactctgggaggctgaggcaggtggatcacctgagctgacgagttcaagaccaacctgagccagaggaaaccctgtctctaaaaatagctgggcattgtggttgcctatagtcccagctatttgggaggctgaggcaagagaattacctgagcccaagagtctgaggtagctgtgagctatgacaccatggtactctattgagggcgacaaagtgagactctgtctcagaaaaaagaaagaaagaaaagaaaaagaaaacaggagaaagtcTCTGTAACCTTGGGTTAggccaagatttcttttttttttttttttgcagtttttggccggggctgggtttgaacctgccacctccagcatatgaggtcggtgccctactcctttgagccacaggcgccaccctggggcCAAGATTTCTAATGTACAATACCAAAAGCACATGTCATATGGCCATGGAATACGATACttatacatgctacaacataagTGAGTCAAGTAAGTTTGGAAAGTACGAACCATGACATTCCACTCTTGAGAAAGGCAATGCCTGCTACTGTATTAAGGACTCACAGAAATTCTACACGAGTCCAAGAAATCTCTAACTCTGTTGATAATCCAGCATTTTCTAAACACTTTCACTATGTAAATACTTTATGGGAAAGTCAGAGTTCAGCCAGAGTCAGAGGCGAAAGGAAGAAATGCATACTTCCATAAAAGCCTGATTGTAAGCACATATTTACTCTCTACTGTCCATCAAGCACCATCATCCATGTAGTTACTCATAGAAAACTCTGGACATCGTTTTAgactccctcctccctcagacaccAAATCCTGTCAATCTGCTCCCAACATCTCTCTAAAACCTGCTTCATTCTCTGTATTCTCTCTTTACCTTTAGTGAGAACCTCCTCTTTTGCTCTGATCTCCATTTTATAACACTCCAATCCATACATGAAACTCCTGCCAAACtaatctttctaaaatgaaaattttattttatcactcCCCAACTTCCCTCATTGTGTCTGGTTAAAACCCAAACTCTAGAGCATGGTCCAGAAAGCAGTTATGACCTTGTTCCAGTTTCATCTGTCCCTATGCCTTAGCCACAGGAACTCTTTAGAAGCACCACACTCTGGCGgggtcacacctacagtgcatcttacaagggtacatgtgaaacttactaaatgtagaatataaataacttaaaaggctatgttaaccaatgtgatgaaaatatgtcaaatgctaTAAaacctataaaaccagtgtatggtgccccatgattgcattaatgtacacagctatgatttaataataaaaatgaaaataaaaaaaataataaaagcaccaCGCTCTCAAACCTCCAGGTCTTGCACATTGGTTCTGTTAACTAAAATGACCTTATAATCTGTTTCTTAGTGGCACTTCGAGACTCAGCTCAGCCATCAATTCCTTTCAAAAACCTCTATCTTCatcttccctctcccaccccatCCTACCACAGTCTGATGTAGGTAGTCCCACAACATCTTAGCACTTCTctgttattatatatttttagacacaggggcTTGTTCTGTTTCCGTATTCTCAGCTGGAATATAGagggactcaaactcctggactcacaaTCCTCAAACCTTAGCCTCCTGcccagctaggactataggcgcacTACATCAGACCCAATTAATActgttttagtttttgtagagatgggctcttgccatgttgcccaggctggtcttgaactcctgggctcaaacgagtcTCCTGACTTGAAtttcctaagtgctgggattacagccgttAACCTTCCCACGGAGTCCCCACTTTTTCCATCAAActtattaatactat
It contains:
- the DBR1 gene encoding lariat debranching enzyme gives rise to the protein MRVAVAGCCHGELDKIYETLALAERRGPGRVDLLLCCGDFQAVRNEADLRCMAVPPKYRHMQTFYRYYSGEKKAPVLTIFIGGNHEASNHLQELPYGGWVAPNIYYLGLAGVVKYRGVRIGGISGIFKSHDYRKGHFECPPYNSSTIRSIYHVRNIEVYKLKQLKQPIDIFLSHDWPRSIYHYGNKKQLLKTKSFFRQEVENNTLGSPAASELLEHLKPTYWFSAHLHVKFAALMQHQAKDKEQTAKATKFLALDKCLPHRDFLQVLEIKHDTSASDYLEYDIEWLTILRATDDLINVTGHLWNMPENNGLHARWDYSATEEAMKEVLEKLNHDLKVPCNFSVTAACYDPSKPQTQMQLVHRLNPQTTEFCAQLGITDLNVRLQKAKEEHHFCGEYEEQDGLESNDSGEDRSEYITDTSALSSINPDEIMLDEEEEDEDSIISTHSDMNTPSVEPSDQASDFSTSFSDVRILPSSMMVSSDDTLGSPIVTEGKCDEAVESGDGEDLTKVPLKRLSDEHEPEQRKKIKRRNQAIYAAVDDDDDYAA